The sequence CGGCGCTGAGGGCGTGTAGCGGTAGGCGTGGCGAGACAGCGACGACGAGCGGCTCACGCGCGACGGTAATGGCGTCGTCCCCTGGTGTGGTCGTGAGGACGACCCGCAGGTCTGCGTCGTCCGGGCTGGTCACCGGGGTCAGCCGCGCGTCGCTCAGCGTCGTCTGGAGGGTGGTCATTGCCTCTTGCGCCACGTGGGCGAAGTGCGGAGGGAGTGTGGGGTCGACCCAGATCGAAACGCGGGGCGGCTCTGGCGTCGCGGTCGGAGTCGGTGTTGGCGTCGCGGATGGAGTTGGCGCGGGGGACGCCGGGGACGATGGAGGAGTCGGGAACCGTTGCCCCGACGCAACCTCCGAACGCGGGCCTGCCGACGACGGACCGCTACAAGCGGCGGCCACTGCCCCGGCCAAGGCCGTTGCCACCGCGGTCACGAACGCGCGCCGGCTGAGCATTTCCCCTCGCATCCCCCTTACTATTGCCGCGCGGGGAGAGGGTAGGGTAGGCGGTGAAGGGTGTCAAGCGCGGCCGGGCCGACGCCGAAGCGTCACGCGCCGCCCGCGCTCCCCGCCGGTTCCATGATCCAGACGCGCACCTGGTCCGGGACGAGCTCGGCAAAGCGACGGGCGTCCTCGACTGACCCCACAACGGCGCCGTAGTGGATCGGAATGGCGATGCTCGGCTGCACGCGCCGGGCAGCCTCGGCAGCTTCCTCGGCGGTCATGACGTACGTGCCACTCACCGGCAGGAACGCGTAGTCCACCGGGCCGATCTCGTCCATCTCCGGGATGACGTCGGTGTCAGCCGCGAAGTAGAAGCTCAGGTCGTCGATCTCGAGCACGAAGCCGGTGTGCTGCTCCTCGCGCGGGTGGAAAGGTACGCCGGGCGATCTGAACTTGTCGATGTTGTAGGCCGGAACCGCCCGAATCCGGAGCGACCCGACGGTCGTTGTCTCGCCAGGCGCGAGAACCTGAACCGGCTGCTCAAGCCGGCTCGCAGCCGCCGGACTGGCCACGACCGTGGTCTGCTCGGTGCGGACCTTTGCCAGGTCGTCCGGGGAGAGGTGGTCGCCGTGGTGGTGGCTGACGAGAAGGACGTCGGCCGGTGTCACGTCGTCGGGCAGGTGGTAGGGGTCGATGTAGATGGTGAGGTCACCCACCTCGATGCGCACTGCGGACTGGGCAAACCAGGTGATCCGGGGCTCCATCAGACGCTCCTCCTGGATCCTCGAACGGGCTCCCGATGCCCTGCCAGCGCCTCAAGGACCGCGGCGCGGACGATGCCTGCCAGGCTGGCCAGCAGACGCTCGCCCTCGGCCGCGTTGGCGCGGGCCGGGTCACCGAAGTAACCGAGCGTGCCGCCGGCTTCGGAGAGCGTCCGGGCGCCCTTGCGGAGCCGGGCGGGAAGATCGATTGGCACTTCAGGCAAGTGTGCCATACCGTCGTGCAGGACGGCACCGGGCTGTGCTGCCAGCATAATCGATGTCTCGGCGCGACCGGCGTGTCGCGGGCGACTGCGGAACTCATCGCCGAGGACACTTGCCCAGCGGGAGTCGCGCACATCGGGGAAGACGGCCGGCACCCCGGTCGCGGCGGCCGCGGCGCGGGCGCTTGCCCACACCGCTTCGGCATGCGCCGGCTCCCGGTGGGCGTTGCAGATGCAGATGCACCGGTATCCCTGCGGCAACAGGTTGAGTAGCACGGAGGTCAAGTAGGCGCGGAACGCGTCGGGCTCGGCGGGGGAGGTGCCAGGGAAACACGTAGCGATAAAGCTGGCGCCGTACGGTAGCGGTGGGAGGACCAGGACAGGGAGCCCTTCCTCGGTCAGCAACGCGGCGGCCCGCTCGGCGATGGCCGTGGCGATGATGACGTCCGTGCCGAGGGGTAGGTCCGGCCCGTGGGCCTCGATCGCCCCGATCGGCAGGATCCCAACCGGGCGCTGCTTCAAGAGATCGGCCGCCTCCTGCCAGGTGAGGGCTGCCAGGCTGTGGAGATGGTGGACGTTGTTCATTGGCACTCCCGTCGCTCACCTCTGGCGCACGCGTACATCTCTCCAATGGGGTTCCTTGCGCACAGATGTTGCCACGTTCTGGGCCAAAGCGGTTTCCTGCGTGCCGGTTATGCTATAGTCCGTCACGCGATACGGCCACCCCGGCGAGGAGCGGAGCGAGGCGGATGAAACTGGTAGTCGCTATCGTCCAAGACTACGACGCGAATCAACTGCTGGATGCGATCACGCGGGCAGGTTTCCGTGCGACGCGCATCGGCAGTACGGGTGGCTTCCTCCGGGTGGGCAACACGACCCTCCTGATCGGCGTCGAAGACTACCAGGTCGGCCGTGTGCTGCGGCTCATCGAAGCGAACTGCCGCGAGCGGACCGAGGTGGTACAGCCCGAGATTATCGGGGATATCCACGAGTGGTACCCGCCGGAGCTGGTCGAAGTAACCGTCGGCGGTGCGACCGTCTTCGTCCTCGATGTCGAGCGATTCGAGCGCTTGTGATGGCAGCGACCGGGATGGGGATGTCCCAGTCACGATCACGACGCGGGCTGCGCCGCTGGGTGGCCAGTTGGATGGCCGCAGCTGCGATCAACTTTGAACTCGTCAACGGACCCCGCGGTAGCCGGGCGCGTTTCGCGCCGGTTCCGTATGTCCGAACGCTCCATGCCTCAGCCGAGACCGGGCCGTGGGCTCCGGGGGAACTCGTGACGGGTCCGCGCCCCGGTGTCGTCGTGCGGGACTGTGTGCCGTATGACGGCGTCGTCGCGGTACGCAGGGGATCGTTCGTGTCGGCGAACTAGTTCCCTACGCTAATGCGGCTCGGCGAACCGGCGGCGGGCGCCCGCTACCCGCCGCCGGGGGTGCGTGACCGAGGGAACGACCTTAGCGTGCCCCAGCGAGCTGCCCGCTCACGGGCACGTCCTCAGGGAGCATCGGGCCGAGCAGGCGCTCTACCGCCATGATGTGGCTGCAGGTGCCGAGGCCGAGTGCCTCATAGGAGTGGCACGTGCAGGTCCACCGGGCGTCCTGAAGCCGGACGTCGTACACATCGTGGTCGCCACGGAACACGATGTGGAGCGATCGGATAGCAGCCCGCTCGGGCTCTTCCGCATAGCGGCGCGCCTTCTCGATCTTCCCGATGATGCTCGAGTTCACGAGCCTCACTCCTTTCCGCGGCTGACGGGGCGTTGTCCCCGTATGGCCGCGCGTCACCCGATCGTCCGCGCTCCCAAATCTCGCCAATAACAAACGAGCACCGCGGCGCGCTGCCGGGTGCTCTCCCTTGAACCTATTCTGATGTCTGGACGACCCTGCATGGTTCCGTCGTCCCTTCGTCGCCACCAGAGGTTGTTCGGCAGAAGTATACCCCCTGGGCGACGAGTGGGTCAAAGGTCGCGACCTGGCCCTTTAGTACAATGCCCGGGAATCGTCCGGAGCGGCCACGGGCCAGCAGCGGAAGGACGGACGGGTGACTGCACTAGAACCGCTCAGCGTGGCGATCCTGGCTGGTGGACAGAGCCGCCGGATGGGCCGGGACAAAGCGCTCCTCGATGTCGCTGGGCGCGCGCTGATCGAGCACGTGATCGAACGCGCGCGGCCCGTGGCCAGTGAGATGATGCTGATCGCCAGCGACCGACCGGCCTACGCACGGTTCGGCCTGCGTGTGGTTCCGGATCGTTGCCCGCAGAGTGGGGCGCTCGGCGGGATCTACACGGCGATTGCTGAGGCCGAGCACCCTCATTGTCTCGTGCTCGCGTGCGACATGCCGTTCGTCAATACCGATCTGCTGCGCTACATGGCTGCCGTGCCTCGGGACTACGATGTGCTCGTGCCATCCCTGGCGGCCGAGCGGAGCACGCAGGGCGAGCGGGAGACGCTTGAGACGCTCCACGCTATCTACGGCAAGTCGTGCCTTCCCGCGATCGAGCGGCAGCTCCAGGAAGGGATCCTGAAGGTGATCGGCTTTTTCAGCCAGGTGCGCGTCAAACGGATCCCGGAGGAGGAGATCCGGCAGTACGACCCGAACCTCTTGTCCTTCTACA is a genomic window of Sphaerobacter thermophilus DSM 20745 containing:
- a CDS encoding MBL fold metallo-hydrolase, with the translated sequence MEPRITWFAQSAVRIEVGDLTIYIDPYHLPDDVTPADVLLVSHHHGDHLSPDDLAKVRTEQTTVVASPAAASRLEQPVQVLAPGETTTVGSLRIRAVPAYNIDKFRSPGVPFHPREEQHTGFVLEIDDLSFYFAADTDVIPEMDEIGPVDYAFLPVSGTYVMTAEEAAEAARRVQPSIAIPIHYGAVVGSVEDARRFAELVPDQVRVWIMEPAGSAGGA
- a CDS encoding creatininase family protein, which produces MNNVHHLHSLAALTWQEAADLLKQRPVGILPIGAIEAHGPDLPLGTDVIIATAIAERAAALLTEEGLPVLVLPPLPYGASFIATCFPGTSPAEPDAFRAYLTSVLLNLLPQGYRCICICNAHREPAHAEAVWASARAAAAATGVPAVFPDVRDSRWASVLGDEFRSRPRHAGRAETSIMLAAQPGAVLHDGMAHLPEVPIDLPARLRKGARTLSEAGGTLGYFGDPARANAAEGERLLASLAGIVRAAVLEALAGHREPVRGSRRSV
- a CDS encoding cyclic-di-AMP receptor; the protein is MKLVVAIVQDYDANQLLDAITRAGFRATRIGSTGGFLRVGNTTLLIGVEDYQVGRVLRLIEANCRERTEVVQPEIIGDIHEWYPPELVEVTVGGATVFVLDVERFERL
- a CDS encoding SWIM zinc finger family protein produces the protein MNSSIIGKIEKARRYAEEPERAAIRSLHIVFRGDHDVYDVRLQDARWTCTCHSYEALGLGTCSHIMAVERLLGPMLPEDVPVSGQLAGAR
- the mobA gene encoding molybdenum cofactor guanylyltransferase, with the protein product MTALEPLSVAILAGGQSRRMGRDKALLDVAGRALIEHVIERARPVASEMMLIASDRPAYARFGLRVVPDRCPQSGALGGIYTAIAEAEHPHCLVLACDMPFVNTDLLRYMAAVPRDYDVLVPSLAAERSTQGERETLETLHAIYGKSCLPAIERQLQEGILKVIGFFSQVRVKRIPEEEIRQYDPNLLSFYNANTPEEYEWVRRRYAAGDGRGEAGDPVGGSPE